The Procambarus clarkii isolate CNS0578487 chromosome 7, FALCON_Pclarkii_2.0, whole genome shotgun sequence genome window below encodes:
- the LOC138357798 gene encoding integrase/recombinase xerD homolog — MTSYMPLKTKPASTILKEKPRNTIIHCPWNTIPAAKLAGRQGECPFDAAPPTLVNFLQSLLSRGLAYRSLHAYLAAIAFVCKLHGRRDPTRQFLVTQLLKGARNSAQRAPARRLPVTRSLLHRLLRALGGVCNSAYEKSCYRALFSLAFHACLRPGEAVYVDHGRHTLNLEQVSLTTAGVDIVFNTYKHSAGRTPTLSLRANPSSKYCPVRALSKYFNLRGLRPGPIFKHAAGAPVTRRDFSKILRSALSALGLPPDDYAPHSFRIGRATQLSRDGLATSEIMAVGRWRSSAFTSYVRRDVVALPL, encoded by the exons atgacctcctaTATGCCATTAAAAACTAAACCTGCCTCAACCATTTTAAAAGAGAAGCCAAGAAATACAATAATTCATT gtccctggaatacgatccccgccgctaaGTTGGCAGGGCGGCAAGGAGAATGCCCCTTCGATGCTGCACCTCCGACTCTGGTGAACTTCCTGCAATCTCTGCTCTCGCGGGGCCTGGCTTACCGCTCGCTGCACGCCTATCTAGCGGCCATCGCCTTCGTCTGCAAGCTACACGGTAGGAGGGACCCAACTCGGCAGTTCCTGGTCACCCAACTCCTCAAAGGGGCACGTAACTCCGCACAGCGGGCCCCTGCGCGGCGTCTCCCAGTGACGAGGAGCCTCCTGCATCGCCTGCTGCGGGCACTGGGAGGCGTATGTAACTCTGCCTATGAGAAGTCCTGCTACAGGGCGCTCTTCTCCCTGGCTTTCCACGCCTGCCTACGCCCGGGTGAGGCGGTTTACGTGGACCATGGACGACACACGCTCAACCTTGAGCAGGTATCACTTACGACGGCAGGAGTAGATATCGTCTTCAACACCTACAAGCACAGTGCAGGGCGCACGCCCACCCTCTCCCTGAGAGCGAACCCTTCCAGCAAGTACTGCCCGGTCCGTGCCCTGTCTAAATACTTTAATCTCAGGGGCCTGCGCCCGGGGCCCATATTCAAACACGCCGCaggcgctcctgtcaccaggcgagatttctccaaGATCCTACGctctgccctctcggcgctaggcttgccTCCAGATGACTACGCGCCGCATTCCTTCCGTATCGGCAGGGCCACTCAGCTGTCTCGGGATGGGCTCGCCACTTCAGAAATAATGGCTGTCGGCAGGTGGAGGAGTAGCGCTTTCACATCCTACGTCaggcgggacgttgttgctctgccactttga